The Leguminivora glycinivorella isolate SPB_JAAS2020 chromosome 1, LegGlyc_1.1, whole genome shotgun sequence genome includes a region encoding these proteins:
- the LOC125232851 gene encoding zinc finger CCCH domain-containing protein 13-like isoform X2 gives MLPKQGQLRVVSAKASLQETLPSKTDAFPSHDERTADSSPSVRSQSSPRRHRRPTRRDNMSLALKAGLASTPRSGSPPREGDATFESVPHDQGSFIYAFLEEAIKRDKKKQRQARRHEERERGGRPRTSSPSEREPRHHRDHREHREHRHHRRRDESPKELDKPTKIENPAPGIDQTALIETFAKLCATLSAKTEKPSKNIQRSLSHKSLQCEGVSKQTCHDVDHRPVKLTNHENSQANIPLSLARSQEDTSARIRSRDNIVSSRSHIVQARDRSSYCVPYDKENTIGEQQRHREQYTSKLDISGSKMHTSADRRHEYAPRAVPTRSVLNQSCRDYREQHPNRDPLRECDYRRDNDREYDRDIELNRDYDRVVEPNRERPYDDDKKRSYNQTSRSYDIRRDCYLEDDRQHRTTRSDNHRDRYCDERRYEDRYRKRCEDLEKRDKYYEDKPIVSRDRNYHMFKESRDRRNKKNLERFERASVTSREEEFKERCSERERDSGLSVADGESTASARSNYLRLVKQEIMEQREAMDKMMNLWKELMRCFKSYSQTSGEKAVTEEINKQRSEMAEMANMWQECLQRYREMSNDFNNLKQKPEMLCVCGAAGDADSGRARAGAAGVRGRRGRRGARRLLSARLPDADADSRLYGRFAGPCSCISARASALVVERGGPRARTSSAALVARVARVVRPRPAPRPRATATQGARARFVVDYRCSRFYVGAANPAGGGKRRATRAFSSPE, from the exons ATGCTCCCAAAGCAGGGTCAGCTCCGAGTGGTGTCAGCCAAAGCCAGTCTACAAGAAACTCTTCCTTCGAAAACTGATGCTTTTCCGAGTCACGATGAGAG GACCGCCGACAGTAGCCCCTCGGTCCGGTCTCAAAGTTCGCCGCGCCGACACCGACGTCCCAC CAGAAGAGATAACATGTCACTGGCTTTGAAGGCGGGCCTTGCGTCCACTCCCCGTTCTGGATCACCTCCACGA GAAGGCGACGCCACTTTCGAGTCGGTGCCGCATGATCAGGGTTCTTTCATCTACGCCTTCCTAGAAGAAGCTATTAAAAGGGACAAAAAGAA GCAACGTCAAGCCCGTCGCCACGAGGAGCGAGAGCGCGGGGGCCGTCCGAGGACGTCGTCCCCGAGCGAGCGCGAGCCCCGCCACCACCGCGACCACCGCGAGCACCGCGAGCATCGCCACCACCGCCGCCGCGACGAGTCGCCCAAGGAACTAGACAA GCCCACAAAAATTGAGAATCCAGCGCCAGGTATTGATCAAACTGCTTTGATTGAAACTTTCGCCAAATTATGCGCTACGCTAAGCGCGAAGACAGAAAAACCTAGCAAAAATATC CAACGTTCCCTGAGCCATAAGTCACTGCAATGTGAAGGTGTATCAAAACAAACCTGTCACGATGTCGACCATCGCCCCGTGAAGTTGACCAATCATGAAAATTCTCAAGCCAATATACCTTTGTCATTAGCACGAAGTCAGGAAGATACTAGTGCTCGAATTCGTAGTCGAGATAACATTGTCTCGTCTCGCTCGCATATAGTACAAGCGAGGGACAGAAGTTCGTACTGCGTCCCGTATGACAAAGAAAATACTATCGGAGAACAACAACGGCACAGAGAACAGTATACTAGCAAACTAGATATCAGCGGATCGAAAATGCACACCTCGGCAGATAGACGACATGAATATGCTCCTAGAGCCGTTCCCACAAGAAGTGTTCTCAACCAATCTTGCAGAGATTACAGGGAACAACATCCCAACCGTGATCCCCTCCGAGAATGTGACTATCGTAGAGATAATGACAGGGAATATGATCGTGATATAGAACTCAATAGAGACTACGATCGAGTTGTTGAACCTAATAGGGAAAGACCCTACGACGATGACAAGAAAAGGTCCTACAACCAAACCAGTAGGAGCTACGATATCCGCCGGGACTGTTACTTGGAGGACGACCGACAGCACAGAACTACAAGAAGTGATAATCATAGAGACAGGTATTGTGACGAAAGACGTTACGAAGACAGATACCGAAAGAGGTGCGAAGATTTGGAAAAACGCGATAAGTATTATGAAGACAAGCCGATAGTTTCTCGCGATCGCAACTACCACATGTTTAAAGAAAGCAGAGATCgtcgaaataagaaaaactTGGAGAGATTTGAAAGAGCTTCGGTAACATCGAGAGAAGAGGAATTTAAAGAAAGGTGTTCTGAAAGAGAAAGGGATTCTGGGCTTAGTGTGGCGGATGGTGAGAGTACCGCTAGTGCCCGGAGTAACTACTTAAGATTGGTGAAG CAAGAAATTATGGAGCAAAGGGAAGCCATGGACAAAATGATGAACTTATGGAAGGAGTTGATGCGATGCTTTAAGAGTTATTCACAAACATCGGGGGAGAAAGCTGTAAct GAGGAGATCAATAAACAGCGCTCGGAGATGGCCGAGATGGCTAACATGTGGCAGGAGTGTCTGCAGCGCTACCGCGAGATGAGCAACGACTTCAACAACCTCAAGCAGAAG CCTGAgatgttgtgtgtgtgtggtgcAGCTGGCGACGCCGACAGTGGCAGGGCCCGCGCTGGTGCCGCCGGTGTGCGCGGACGGCGAGGGCGCCGCGGCGCCCGCCGCCTTCTGTCAGCCCGCCTACCCGACGCCG ATGCCGACTCCCGGTTATATGGGCGGTTCGCCGGTCCGTGCTCGTGCATCAGCGCCCGCGCCTCCGCCCTGGTGGTGGAACGAGGCGGGCCACGCGCGCGCACCTCCAGCGCGGCGCTCGTCGCCCGAGTCGCGCGGGTCGTGCGACCGCGACCGGCACCGCGACCGCGAGCGACGGCGACACAAGGAGCGCGAGCGAGGTTTGTTGTTGATTACCGATGCTCTAGGTTCTACGTGGGGgctgctaaccctgctggtggTGGAAAAAGGCGGGCCACGCGCGCGTTTTCGTCACCAGAGTAG
- the LOC125232851 gene encoding zinc finger CCCH domain-containing protein 13-like isoform X1, with translation MLPKQGQLRVVSAKASLQETLPSKTDAFPSHDERTADSSPSVRSQSSPRRHRRPTRRDNMSLALKAGLASTPRSGSPPREGDATFESVPHDQGSFIYAFLEEAIKRDKKKQRQARRHEERERGGRPRTSSPSEREPRHHRDHREHREHRHHRRRDESPKELDKPTKIENPAPGIDQTALIETFAKLCATLSAKTEKPSKNIQRSLSHKSLQCEGVSKQTCHDVDHRPVKLTNHENSQANIPLSLARSQEDTSARIRSRDNIVSSRSHIVQARDRSSYCVPYDKENTIGEQQRHREQYTSKLDISGSKMHTSADRRHEYAPRAVPTRSVLNQSCRDYREQHPNRDPLRECDYRRDNDREYDRDIELNRDYDRVVEPNRERPYDDDKKRSYNQTSRSYDIRRDCYLEDDRQHRTTRSDNHRDRYCDERRYEDRYRKRCEDLEKRDKYYEDKPIVSRDRNYHMFKESRDRRNKKNLERFERASVTSREEEFKERCSERERDSGLSVADGESTASARSNYLRLVKQEIMEQREAMDKMMNLWKELMRCFKSYSQTSGEKAVTEEINKQRSEMAEMANMWQECLQRYREMSNDFNNLKQKLATPTVAGPALVPPVCADGEGAAAPAAFCQPAYPTPMPTPGYMGGSPVRARASAPAPPPWWWNEAGHARAPPARRSSPESRGSCDRDRHRDRERRRHKERERGLLLITDALGSTWGLLTLLVVEKGGPRARFRHQSSAGRATAIGIATATKAARRERG, from the exons ATGCTCCCAAAGCAGGGTCAGCTCCGAGTGGTGTCAGCCAAAGCCAGTCTACAAGAAACTCTTCCTTCGAAAACTGATGCTTTTCCGAGTCACGATGAGAG GACCGCCGACAGTAGCCCCTCGGTCCGGTCTCAAAGTTCGCCGCGCCGACACCGACGTCCCAC CAGAAGAGATAACATGTCACTGGCTTTGAAGGCGGGCCTTGCGTCCACTCCCCGTTCTGGATCACCTCCACGA GAAGGCGACGCCACTTTCGAGTCGGTGCCGCATGATCAGGGTTCTTTCATCTACGCCTTCCTAGAAGAAGCTATTAAAAGGGACAAAAAGAA GCAACGTCAAGCCCGTCGCCACGAGGAGCGAGAGCGCGGGGGCCGTCCGAGGACGTCGTCCCCGAGCGAGCGCGAGCCCCGCCACCACCGCGACCACCGCGAGCACCGCGAGCATCGCCACCACCGCCGCCGCGACGAGTCGCCCAAGGAACTAGACAA GCCCACAAAAATTGAGAATCCAGCGCCAGGTATTGATCAAACTGCTTTGATTGAAACTTTCGCCAAATTATGCGCTACGCTAAGCGCGAAGACAGAAAAACCTAGCAAAAATATC CAACGTTCCCTGAGCCATAAGTCACTGCAATGTGAAGGTGTATCAAAACAAACCTGTCACGATGTCGACCATCGCCCCGTGAAGTTGACCAATCATGAAAATTCTCAAGCCAATATACCTTTGTCATTAGCACGAAGTCAGGAAGATACTAGTGCTCGAATTCGTAGTCGAGATAACATTGTCTCGTCTCGCTCGCATATAGTACAAGCGAGGGACAGAAGTTCGTACTGCGTCCCGTATGACAAAGAAAATACTATCGGAGAACAACAACGGCACAGAGAACAGTATACTAGCAAACTAGATATCAGCGGATCGAAAATGCACACCTCGGCAGATAGACGACATGAATATGCTCCTAGAGCCGTTCCCACAAGAAGTGTTCTCAACCAATCTTGCAGAGATTACAGGGAACAACATCCCAACCGTGATCCCCTCCGAGAATGTGACTATCGTAGAGATAATGACAGGGAATATGATCGTGATATAGAACTCAATAGAGACTACGATCGAGTTGTTGAACCTAATAGGGAAAGACCCTACGACGATGACAAGAAAAGGTCCTACAACCAAACCAGTAGGAGCTACGATATCCGCCGGGACTGTTACTTGGAGGACGACCGACAGCACAGAACTACAAGAAGTGATAATCATAGAGACAGGTATTGTGACGAAAGACGTTACGAAGACAGATACCGAAAGAGGTGCGAAGATTTGGAAAAACGCGATAAGTATTATGAAGACAAGCCGATAGTTTCTCGCGATCGCAACTACCACATGTTTAAAGAAAGCAGAGATCgtcgaaataagaaaaactTGGAGAGATTTGAAAGAGCTTCGGTAACATCGAGAGAAGAGGAATTTAAAGAAAGGTGTTCTGAAAGAGAAAGGGATTCTGGGCTTAGTGTGGCGGATGGTGAGAGTACCGCTAGTGCCCGGAGTAACTACTTAAGATTGGTGAAG CAAGAAATTATGGAGCAAAGGGAAGCCATGGACAAAATGATGAACTTATGGAAGGAGTTGATGCGATGCTTTAAGAGTTATTCACAAACATCGGGGGAGAAAGCTGTAAct GAGGAGATCAATAAACAGCGCTCGGAGATGGCCGAGATGGCTAACATGTGGCAGGAGTGTCTGCAGCGCTACCGCGAGATGAGCAACGACTTCAACAACCTCAAGCAGAAG CTGGCGACGCCGACAGTGGCAGGGCCCGCGCTGGTGCCGCCGGTGTGCGCGGACGGCGAGGGCGCCGCGGCGCCCGCCGCCTTCTGTCAGCCCGCCTACCCGACGCCG ATGCCGACTCCCGGTTATATGGGCGGTTCGCCGGTCCGTGCTCGTGCATCAGCGCCCGCGCCTCCGCCCTGGTGGTGGAACGAGGCGGGCCACGCGCGCGCACCTCCAGCGCGGCGCTCGTCGCCCGAGTCGCGCGGGTCGTGCGACCGCGACCGGCACCGCGACCGCGAGCGACGGCGACACAAGGAGCGCGAGCGAGGTTTGTTGTTGATTACCGATGCTCTAGGTTCTACGTGGGGgctgctaaccctgctggtggTGGAAAAAGGCGGGCCACGCGCGCGTTTTCGTCACCAGAGTAGCGCGGGTCGTGCGACCGCGATCGGCATCGCGACGGCGACAAAAGCAGCGCGCCGCGAGCGAGGTTAG
- the LOC125232851 gene encoding zinc finger CCCH domain-containing protein 13-like isoform X9, whose product MLPKQGQLRVVSAKASLQETLPSKTDAFPSHDERTADSSPSVRSQSSPRRHRRPTRRDNMSLALKAGLASTPRSGSPPREGDATFESVPHDQGSFIYAFLEEAIKRDKKKQRQARRHEERERGGRPRTSSPSEREPRHHRDHREHREHRHHRRRDESPKELDKPTKIENPAPGIDQTALIETFAKLCATLSAKTEKPSKNIQRSLSHKSLQCEGVSKQTCHDVDHRPVKLTNHENSQANIPLSLARSQEDTSARIRSRDNIVSSRSHIVQARDRSSYCVPYDKENTIGEQQRHREQYTSKLDISGSKMHTSADRRHEYAPRAVPTRSVLNQSCRDYREQHPNRDPLRECDYRRDNDREYDRDIELNRDYDRVVEPNRERPYDDDKKRSYNQTSRSYDIRRDCYLEDDRQHRTTRSDNHRDRYCDERRYEDRYRKRCEDLEKRDKYYEDKPIVSRDRNYHMFKESRDRRNKKNLERFERASVTSREEEFKERCSERERDSGLSVADGESTASARSNYLRLVKQEIMEQREAMDKMMNLWKELMRCFKSYSQTSGEKAVTESAANSARDSAAAQLRLWRECMRRYETVARDVGDTDARLIQTTVRSV is encoded by the exons ATGCTCCCAAAGCAGGGTCAGCTCCGAGTGGTGTCAGCCAAAGCCAGTCTACAAGAAACTCTTCCTTCGAAAACTGATGCTTTTCCGAGTCACGATGAGAG GACCGCCGACAGTAGCCCCTCGGTCCGGTCTCAAAGTTCGCCGCGCCGACACCGACGTCCCAC CAGAAGAGATAACATGTCACTGGCTTTGAAGGCGGGCCTTGCGTCCACTCCCCGTTCTGGATCACCTCCACGA GAAGGCGACGCCACTTTCGAGTCGGTGCCGCATGATCAGGGTTCTTTCATCTACGCCTTCCTAGAAGAAGCTATTAAAAGGGACAAAAAGAA GCAACGTCAAGCCCGTCGCCACGAGGAGCGAGAGCGCGGGGGCCGTCCGAGGACGTCGTCCCCGAGCGAGCGCGAGCCCCGCCACCACCGCGACCACCGCGAGCACCGCGAGCATCGCCACCACCGCCGCCGCGACGAGTCGCCCAAGGAACTAGACAA GCCCACAAAAATTGAGAATCCAGCGCCAGGTATTGATCAAACTGCTTTGATTGAAACTTTCGCCAAATTATGCGCTACGCTAAGCGCGAAGACAGAAAAACCTAGCAAAAATATC CAACGTTCCCTGAGCCATAAGTCACTGCAATGTGAAGGTGTATCAAAACAAACCTGTCACGATGTCGACCATCGCCCCGTGAAGTTGACCAATCATGAAAATTCTCAAGCCAATATACCTTTGTCATTAGCACGAAGTCAGGAAGATACTAGTGCTCGAATTCGTAGTCGAGATAACATTGTCTCGTCTCGCTCGCATATAGTACAAGCGAGGGACAGAAGTTCGTACTGCGTCCCGTATGACAAAGAAAATACTATCGGAGAACAACAACGGCACAGAGAACAGTATACTAGCAAACTAGATATCAGCGGATCGAAAATGCACACCTCGGCAGATAGACGACATGAATATGCTCCTAGAGCCGTTCCCACAAGAAGTGTTCTCAACCAATCTTGCAGAGATTACAGGGAACAACATCCCAACCGTGATCCCCTCCGAGAATGTGACTATCGTAGAGATAATGACAGGGAATATGATCGTGATATAGAACTCAATAGAGACTACGATCGAGTTGTTGAACCTAATAGGGAAAGACCCTACGACGATGACAAGAAAAGGTCCTACAACCAAACCAGTAGGAGCTACGATATCCGCCGGGACTGTTACTTGGAGGACGACCGACAGCACAGAACTACAAGAAGTGATAATCATAGAGACAGGTATTGTGACGAAAGACGTTACGAAGACAGATACCGAAAGAGGTGCGAAGATTTGGAAAAACGCGATAAGTATTATGAAGACAAGCCGATAGTTTCTCGCGATCGCAACTACCACATGTTTAAAGAAAGCAGAGATCgtcgaaataagaaaaactTGGAGAGATTTGAAAGAGCTTCGGTAACATCGAGAGAAGAGGAATTTAAAGAAAGGTGTTCTGAAAGAGAAAGGGATTCTGGGCTTAGTGTGGCGGATGGTGAGAGTACCGCTAGTGCCCGGAGTAACTACTTAAGATTGGTGAAG CAAGAAATTATGGAGCAAAGGGAAGCCATGGACAAAATGATGAACTTATGGAAGGAGTTGATGCGATGCTTTAAGAGTTATTCACAAACATCGGGGGAGAAAGCTGTAAct GAATCAGCGGCGAACAGCGCCCGCGATTCCGCAGCGGCGCAGCTGCGGCTGTGGCGCGAGTGCATGCGGCGCTACGAGACCGTGGCGCGGGACGTCGGCGACACGGACGCCAGGCTCATACAGACCACGGTACGCTCAGTATAG
- the LOC125232851 gene encoding zinc finger CCCH domain-containing protein 13-like isoform X5, translating into MLPKQGQLRVVSAKASLQETLPSKTDAFPSHDERTADSSPSVRSQSSPRRHRRPTRRDNMSLALKAGLASTPRSGSPPREGDATFESVPHDQGSFIYAFLEEAIKRDKKKQRQARRHEERERGGRPRTSSPSEREPRHHRDHREHREHRHHRRRDESPKELDKPTKIENPAPGIDQTALIETFAKLCATLSAKTEKPSKNIQRSLSHKSLQCEGVSKQTCHDVDHRPVKLTNHENSQANIPLSLARSQEDTSARIRSRDNIVSSRSHIVQARDRSSYCVPYDKENTIGEQQRHREQYTSKLDISGSKMHTSADRRHEYAPRAVPTRSVLNQSCRDYREQHPNRDPLRECDYRRDNDREYDRDIELNRDYDRVVEPNRERPYDDDKKRSYNQTSRSYDIRRDCYLEDDRQHRTTRSDNHRDRYCDERRYEDRYRKRCEDLEKRDKYYEDKPIVSRDRNYHMFKESRDRRNKKNLERFERASVTSREEEFKERCSERERDSGLSVADGESTASARSNYLRLVKQEIMEQREAMDKMMNLWKELMRCFKSYSQTSGEKAVTEEINKQRSEMAEMANMWQECLQRYREMSNDFNNLKQKPEMLCVCGAAGDADSGRARAGAAGVRGRRGRRGARRLLSARLPDADDAKYKDKSKPSAARSEHRRRKR; encoded by the exons ATGCTCCCAAAGCAGGGTCAGCTCCGAGTGGTGTCAGCCAAAGCCAGTCTACAAGAAACTCTTCCTTCGAAAACTGATGCTTTTCCGAGTCACGATGAGAG GACCGCCGACAGTAGCCCCTCGGTCCGGTCTCAAAGTTCGCCGCGCCGACACCGACGTCCCAC CAGAAGAGATAACATGTCACTGGCTTTGAAGGCGGGCCTTGCGTCCACTCCCCGTTCTGGATCACCTCCACGA GAAGGCGACGCCACTTTCGAGTCGGTGCCGCATGATCAGGGTTCTTTCATCTACGCCTTCCTAGAAGAAGCTATTAAAAGGGACAAAAAGAA GCAACGTCAAGCCCGTCGCCACGAGGAGCGAGAGCGCGGGGGCCGTCCGAGGACGTCGTCCCCGAGCGAGCGCGAGCCCCGCCACCACCGCGACCACCGCGAGCACCGCGAGCATCGCCACCACCGCCGCCGCGACGAGTCGCCCAAGGAACTAGACAA GCCCACAAAAATTGAGAATCCAGCGCCAGGTATTGATCAAACTGCTTTGATTGAAACTTTCGCCAAATTATGCGCTACGCTAAGCGCGAAGACAGAAAAACCTAGCAAAAATATC CAACGTTCCCTGAGCCATAAGTCACTGCAATGTGAAGGTGTATCAAAACAAACCTGTCACGATGTCGACCATCGCCCCGTGAAGTTGACCAATCATGAAAATTCTCAAGCCAATATACCTTTGTCATTAGCACGAAGTCAGGAAGATACTAGTGCTCGAATTCGTAGTCGAGATAACATTGTCTCGTCTCGCTCGCATATAGTACAAGCGAGGGACAGAAGTTCGTACTGCGTCCCGTATGACAAAGAAAATACTATCGGAGAACAACAACGGCACAGAGAACAGTATACTAGCAAACTAGATATCAGCGGATCGAAAATGCACACCTCGGCAGATAGACGACATGAATATGCTCCTAGAGCCGTTCCCACAAGAAGTGTTCTCAACCAATCTTGCAGAGATTACAGGGAACAACATCCCAACCGTGATCCCCTCCGAGAATGTGACTATCGTAGAGATAATGACAGGGAATATGATCGTGATATAGAACTCAATAGAGACTACGATCGAGTTGTTGAACCTAATAGGGAAAGACCCTACGACGATGACAAGAAAAGGTCCTACAACCAAACCAGTAGGAGCTACGATATCCGCCGGGACTGTTACTTGGAGGACGACCGACAGCACAGAACTACAAGAAGTGATAATCATAGAGACAGGTATTGTGACGAAAGACGTTACGAAGACAGATACCGAAAGAGGTGCGAAGATTTGGAAAAACGCGATAAGTATTATGAAGACAAGCCGATAGTTTCTCGCGATCGCAACTACCACATGTTTAAAGAAAGCAGAGATCgtcgaaataagaaaaactTGGAGAGATTTGAAAGAGCTTCGGTAACATCGAGAGAAGAGGAATTTAAAGAAAGGTGTTCTGAAAGAGAAAGGGATTCTGGGCTTAGTGTGGCGGATGGTGAGAGTACCGCTAGTGCCCGGAGTAACTACTTAAGATTGGTGAAG CAAGAAATTATGGAGCAAAGGGAAGCCATGGACAAAATGATGAACTTATGGAAGGAGTTGATGCGATGCTTTAAGAGTTATTCACAAACATCGGGGGAGAAAGCTGTAAct GAGGAGATCAATAAACAGCGCTCGGAGATGGCCGAGATGGCTAACATGTGGCAGGAGTGTCTGCAGCGCTACCGCGAGATGAGCAACGACTTCAACAACCTCAAGCAGAAG CCTGAgatgttgtgtgtgtgtggtgcAGCTGGCGACGCCGACAGTGGCAGGGCCCGCGCTGGTGCCGCCGGTGTGCGCGGACGGCGAGGGCGCCGCGGCGCCCGCCGCCTTCTGTCAGCCCGCCTACCCGACGCCG ACGACGCGAAATATAAGGATAAGTCCAAACCTAGCGCGGCTCGCTCCGAACATAGACGCAGAAAAAGATAA
- the LOC125232851 gene encoding zinc finger CCCH domain-containing protein 13-like isoform X4, with protein MLPKQGQLRVVSAKASLQETLPSKTDAFPSHDERTADSSPSVRSQSSPRRHRRPTRRDNMSLALKAGLASTPRSGSPPREGDATFESVPHDQGSFIYAFLEEAIKRDKKKQRQARRHEERERGGRPRTSSPSEREPRHHRDHREHREHRHHRRRDESPKELDKPTKIENPAPGIDQTALIETFAKLCATLSAKTEKPSKNIQRSLSHKSLQCEGVSKQTCHDVDHRPVKLTNHENSQANIPLSLARSQEDTSARIRSRDNIVSSRSHIVQARDRSSYCVPYDKENTIGEQQRHREQYTSKLDISGSKMHTSADRRHEYAPRAVPTRSVLNQSCRDYREQHPNRDPLRECDYRRDNDREYDRDIELNRDYDRVVEPNRERPYDDDKKRSYNQTSRSYDIRRDCYLEDDRQHRTTRSDNHRDRYCDERRYEDRYRKRCEDLEKRDKYYEDKPIVSRDRNYHMFKESRDRRNKKNLERFERASVTSREEEFKERCSERERDSGLSVADGESTASARSNYLRLVKQEIMEQREAMDKMMNLWKELMRCFKSYSQTSGEKAVTEEINKQRSEMAEMANMWQECLQRYREMSNDFNNLKQKPEMLCVCGAAGDADSGRARAGAAGVRGRRGRRGARRLLSARLPDADADSRLYGRFAGPCSCISARASALVVERGGPRARTSSAALVARVARVVRPRPAPRPRATATQGARARRREI; from the exons ATGCTCCCAAAGCAGGGTCAGCTCCGAGTGGTGTCAGCCAAAGCCAGTCTACAAGAAACTCTTCCTTCGAAAACTGATGCTTTTCCGAGTCACGATGAGAG GACCGCCGACAGTAGCCCCTCGGTCCGGTCTCAAAGTTCGCCGCGCCGACACCGACGTCCCAC CAGAAGAGATAACATGTCACTGGCTTTGAAGGCGGGCCTTGCGTCCACTCCCCGTTCTGGATCACCTCCACGA GAAGGCGACGCCACTTTCGAGTCGGTGCCGCATGATCAGGGTTCTTTCATCTACGCCTTCCTAGAAGAAGCTATTAAAAGGGACAAAAAGAA GCAACGTCAAGCCCGTCGCCACGAGGAGCGAGAGCGCGGGGGCCGTCCGAGGACGTCGTCCCCGAGCGAGCGCGAGCCCCGCCACCACCGCGACCACCGCGAGCACCGCGAGCATCGCCACCACCGCCGCCGCGACGAGTCGCCCAAGGAACTAGACAA GCCCACAAAAATTGAGAATCCAGCGCCAGGTATTGATCAAACTGCTTTGATTGAAACTTTCGCCAAATTATGCGCTACGCTAAGCGCGAAGACAGAAAAACCTAGCAAAAATATC CAACGTTCCCTGAGCCATAAGTCACTGCAATGTGAAGGTGTATCAAAACAAACCTGTCACGATGTCGACCATCGCCCCGTGAAGTTGACCAATCATGAAAATTCTCAAGCCAATATACCTTTGTCATTAGCACGAAGTCAGGAAGATACTAGTGCTCGAATTCGTAGTCGAGATAACATTGTCTCGTCTCGCTCGCATATAGTACAAGCGAGGGACAGAAGTTCGTACTGCGTCCCGTATGACAAAGAAAATACTATCGGAGAACAACAACGGCACAGAGAACAGTATACTAGCAAACTAGATATCAGCGGATCGAAAATGCACACCTCGGCAGATAGACGACATGAATATGCTCCTAGAGCCGTTCCCACAAGAAGTGTTCTCAACCAATCTTGCAGAGATTACAGGGAACAACATCCCAACCGTGATCCCCTCCGAGAATGTGACTATCGTAGAGATAATGACAGGGAATATGATCGTGATATAGAACTCAATAGAGACTACGATCGAGTTGTTGAACCTAATAGGGAAAGACCCTACGACGATGACAAGAAAAGGTCCTACAACCAAACCAGTAGGAGCTACGATATCCGCCGGGACTGTTACTTGGAGGACGACCGACAGCACAGAACTACAAGAAGTGATAATCATAGAGACAGGTATTGTGACGAAAGACGTTACGAAGACAGATACCGAAAGAGGTGCGAAGATTTGGAAAAACGCGATAAGTATTATGAAGACAAGCCGATAGTTTCTCGCGATCGCAACTACCACATGTTTAAAGAAAGCAGAGATCgtcgaaataagaaaaactTGGAGAGATTTGAAAGAGCTTCGGTAACATCGAGAGAAGAGGAATTTAAAGAAAGGTGTTCTGAAAGAGAAAGGGATTCTGGGCTTAGTGTGGCGGATGGTGAGAGTACCGCTAGTGCCCGGAGTAACTACTTAAGATTGGTGAAG CAAGAAATTATGGAGCAAAGGGAAGCCATGGACAAAATGATGAACTTATGGAAGGAGTTGATGCGATGCTTTAAGAGTTATTCACAAACATCGGGGGAGAAAGCTGTAAct GAGGAGATCAATAAACAGCGCTCGGAGATGGCCGAGATGGCTAACATGTGGCAGGAGTGTCTGCAGCGCTACCGCGAGATGAGCAACGACTTCAACAACCTCAAGCAGAAG CCTGAgatgttgtgtgtgtgtggtgcAGCTGGCGACGCCGACAGTGGCAGGGCCCGCGCTGGTGCCGCCGGTGTGCGCGGACGGCGAGGGCGCCGCGGCGCCCGCCGCCTTCTGTCAGCCCGCCTACCCGACGCCG ATGCCGACTCCCGGTTATATGGGCGGTTCGCCGGTCCGTGCTCGTGCATCAGCGCCCGCGCCTCCGCCCTGGTGGTGGAACGAGGCGGGCCACGCGCGCGCACCTCCAGCGCGGCGCTCGTCGCCCGAGTCGCGCGGGTCGTGCGACCGCGACCGGCACCGCGACCGCGAGCGACGGCGACACAAGGAGCGCGAGCGAG ACGACGCGAAATATAA